One window from the genome of Arcobacter sp. CECT 8986 encodes:
- the metK gene encoding methionine adenosyltransferase, translating to MTNNYLFTSESVTEGHPDKIADQISDAVLDYIIQKDKNARVACETVLTNGLCLVAGELKTEVYAPIQDIVRDVIREIGYTNSAYGLDYRSAGVLNAIAEQSIDISTAVDKEDGEIGAGDQGMMFGYACNETKELMPLPINLAHKLTKRLTDVRKKGILPYLRPDGKAQVTVEYINNKPTKVKTVVISAQHSDTINFDILKEDIIEEVINEVIPKELISEDTIYHINPTGRFVIGGPQADAGLTGRKIIVDSYGGSCPHGGGAFSGKDPTKVDRSAAYMARYIAKNIVAANLCDKIVIQLSYAIGISEPTSIMIDTFKTNNIEEKKILSIINEVFNLTPAGIIKELDLLRPIYKQTASYGHFGREDIDLPWESLDKVEKIKSLL from the coding sequence ATGACTAATAACTATTTATTTACTAGCGAGTCCGTAACAGAAGGACACCCCGATAAAATTGCAGACCAAATATCAGATGCAGTACTAGATTACATAATACAAAAAGATAAAAATGCAAGAGTTGCTTGTGAAACAGTCCTTACAAATGGTCTTTGTTTAGTTGCAGGTGAACTAAAAACAGAAGTTTATGCTCCTATACAAGATATTGTAAGAGATGTAATAAGAGAGATAGGATATACAAATTCAGCATATGGACTTGATTATAGAAGTGCTGGAGTATTAAATGCTATTGCAGAACAAAGTATAGATATATCAACAGCAGTTGATAAAGAAGATGGAGAGATTGGTGCAGGCGACCAAGGTATGATGTTTGGATATGCTTGCAATGAAACAAAAGAGCTTATGCCTTTACCTATAAATCTTGCTCACAAATTGACAAAAAGATTAACTGATGTAAGAAAAAAAGGAATTCTTCCTTATTTAAGACCAGATGGAAAAGCACAAGTTACAGTTGAATATATAAATAATAAACCAACAAAAGTAAAAACAGTTGTAATATCAGCTCAACACTCTGACACAATAAACTTTGACATATTAAAAGAGGATATTATTGAAGAAGTAATAAATGAAGTAATTCCAAAAGAGTTGATAAGTGAAGATACCATTTATCATATAAATCCGACAGGTAGATTTGTAATTGGTGGGCCACAAGCTGATGCAGGTTTAACAGGAAGAAAAATAATTGTTGATAGTTATGGAGGAAGTTGCCCACATGGAGGTGGAGCATTTTCTGGTAAAGACCCAACAAAAGTAGATAGAAGTGCTGCTTATATGGCAAGATACATAGCAAAAAATATAGTTGCGGCTAATCTATGTGATAAAATCGTAATACAATTATCTTATGCTATTGGAATTAGTGAACCAACTTCAATTATGATAGATACATTTAAAACTAATAATATAGAAGAGAAAAAGATATTATCTATTATAAATGAAGTTTTTAACTTAACTCCTGCTGGGATTATAAAAGAGCTTGATTTATTAAGACCTATATATAAACAAACTGCTTCTTATGGACATTTTGGTAGAGAAGATATTGATTTACCATGGGAGAGTTTAGATAAAGTAGAAAAAATCAAATCATTACTATAG
- a CDS encoding NADH-quinone oxidoreductase subunit I → MAVKITDICISCDACLDECPVEAIVDNDENPTGEDIYFVHSDKCVECVGHHDSPACADACPTEGCIVWDEPGVGSVESPERGQAGTPVVED, encoded by the coding sequence ATGGCAGTTAAAATTACTGACATCTGTATTAGTTGTGACGCTTGTCTTGACGAGTGTCCTGTTGAAGCTATCGTTGATAATGATGAAAACCCAACAGGAGAAGACATCTATTTCGTACATTCTGACAAATGCGTAGAATGCGTAGGTCATCATGATTCTCCAGCATGTGCAGATGCATGTCCAACAGAGGGATGTATAGTATGGGATGAACCAGGTGTTGGTTCAGTTGAAAGTCCTGAGAGAGGTCAAGCTGGAACTCCTGTAGTAGAAGACTAA
- the ndk gene encoding nucleoside-diphosphate kinase codes for MEQTLSIIKPDAVKKNVVGKILDRFESAGLRVAATKKIQLSQADAEAFYAVHAERPFFNDLVEFMISGPVVVSVLEGENAMAKNRELMGATNPKEAAAGTIRADFADSIDANAVHGSDSLENAANEIKFFFSDREIC; via the coding sequence ATGGAACAAACATTATCAATCATCAAACCTGATGCAGTGAAAAAAAACGTTGTAGGTAAAATTCTAGACAGATTTGAATCTGCTGGATTAAGAGTTGCAGCAACTAAAAAAATTCAATTATCACAAGCTGATGCTGAAGCATTCTATGCAGTACACGCTGAGAGACCTTTTTTCAACGACTTAGTTGAATTTATGATTTCTGGACCAGTTGTAGTTTCTGTTTTAGAAGGTGAAAATGCAATGGCTAAAAATAGAGAATTAATGGGTGCAACAAACCCTAAAGAAGCAGCAGCTGGAACAATTAGAGCTGATTTTGCAGATTCAATTGATGCAAATGCAGTACACGGTTCTGATTCATTAGAAAATGCAGCAAACGAAATCAAATTCTTCTTTTCAGATAGAGAAATTTGCTAA
- the rpmF gene encoding 50S ribosomal protein L32, with the protein MAVPKRRVSHTRAAKRRTHYKIALKRPVKDSDGTWKMPHTVNPNTGEYKS; encoded by the coding sequence ATGGCAGTACCTAAGAGAAGAGTATCTCATACTAGAGCAGCTAAAAGAAGAACTCACTATAAGATAGCTTTAAAAAGACCAGTTAAAGATAGTGATGGAACTTGGAAAATGCCTCATACTGTAAACCCAAATACGGGTGAATACAAAAGCTAA
- the plsX gene encoding phosphate acyltransferase PlsX, with protein MIKIAIDAMGGDFGPEPIVDGLVAALRSNTNFKAIAVGDKEELLNLIPSNFLSRIEIVDTKDVISMSDSATDALKRKDSTIYKAIELVKEGTADAVVSAGHSGATMSLATLRIGRIKGISRPAIATLMPTIENHNTLVLDVGANVDCDAKNLFEFAVMGQIYAQDVLKQEEPIVGLLSNGEEASKGNEVTKEAFKLISKIPNFAGNVEGSDVFKGSVDVVVCDGFIGNILLKTAEGVADTIGTIIKKSLKRSLISIAGAVLMRKVFKKLKVRVDYAEYGGAPLLGVKAPVIIAHGKSNAKAVKNAIFQAITAASSNLNINIEDRMNEYKQ; from the coding sequence ATGATTAAAATAGCTATTGATGCGATGGGAGGGGACTTTGGTCCTGAGCCCATTGTTGATGGACTTGTTGCTGCACTAAGAAGCAACACAAACTTCAAAGCGATTGCTGTTGGAGATAAAGAAGAACTACTTAACCTTATACCTAGCAACTTTCTAAGTAGAATTGAAATTGTTGATACAAAAGATGTAATATCAATGAGTGATAGTGCAACTGATGCATTAAAAAGAAAAGATTCTACAATATATAAAGCAATTGAATTAGTAAAAGAAGGGACTGCTGATGCTGTTGTATCTGCTGGACACTCTGGTGCTACAATGTCACTTGCGACACTTAGAATAGGAAGAATTAAAGGTATTTCAAGACCTGCAATTGCAACATTAATGCCTACTATTGAAAATCATAATACACTTGTATTAGATGTTGGTGCAAATGTTGACTGTGATGCAAAAAACCTTTTTGAATTTGCTGTTATGGGACAAATTTATGCTCAAGATGTTTTAAAACAAGAAGAGCCTATTGTTGGACTATTAAGTAATGGTGAAGAAGCAAGTAAAGGTAATGAAGTTACAAAAGAAGCATTTAAACTAATTTCTAAAATTCCTAACTTTGCTGGAAATGTAGAAGGAAGTGATGTATTCAAAGGTTCAGTAGATGTTGTTGTTTGTGATGGTTTTATAGGTAATATTTTACTTAAAACAGCTGAAGGTGTAGCTGATACTATCGGAACAATTATAAAGAAAAGTCTTAAACGATCACTTATTTCTATTGCCGGTGCAGTTTTAATGAGAAAAGTATTTAAAAAACTAAAAGTAAGAGTTGATTATGCTGAATATGGTGGTGCTCCACTATTAGGTGTAAAAGCTCCTGTTATTATTGCGCATGGTAAATCTAATGCTAAAGCAGTAAAAAATGCAATTTTTCAAGCTATAACTGCGGCAAGTTCTAACTTAAATATAAATATTGAAGATAGAATGAATGAGTATAAACAATAA
- a CDS encoding beta-ketoacyl-ACP synthase III, which yields MAYAAFRSIGAYIPPKIMTNQDFEKIIDTSDEWITKRTGIKERRIAEENEASSDLGYRAAEVAIQRAGIAKEDIDLVICATVTPDYLCMPSTACLIASKLGLPPVMAYDISAACTGFVYALNVAKAFIESGIKKNVLIIGAEKYSSILDYTDRATCFLFGDGAGAAIISATDNKEEAIVDVQCSSDGDHNDVIQTPGGGSKHPCSQEVLDNKMACIKMKGNETFKLAVKTLTADVKKLMEKHNVTNEDIDHFIPHQANYRIIKSVGDSLGLEKEQIVLTVHKYGNTSAASIAMAMNDAYEEGKIKKGDTILFDAFGAGLTWGSALFKFSPNN from the coding sequence ATGGCTTACGCAGCTTTTAGGTCTATTGGTGCTTATATTCCACCAAAGATTATGACAAACCAAGATTTTGAAAAAATCATTGATACAAGTGATGAATGGATCACAAAAAGAACAGGAATAAAAGAAAGAAGAATTGCAGAAGAAAATGAAGCATCTTCAGATTTAGGGTATAGAGCAGCAGAAGTTGCAATTCAAAGAGCAGGTATTGCTAAAGAAGATATTGATTTAGTAATTTGTGCTACTGTTACACCAGATTATCTTTGTATGCCTTCAACTGCATGTTTAATTGCATCTAAACTTGGATTACCTCCTGTTATGGCTTATGATATTAGTGCAGCTTGTACTGGTTTTGTTTATGCTTTAAATGTTGCTAAAGCTTTCATTGAATCTGGAATTAAAAAAAATGTTCTTATTATTGGAGCAGAGAAATACTCTTCAATATTAGATTATACTGATAGAGCAACTTGTTTCTTATTTGGAGATGGTGCAGGAGCAGCAATAATTTCTGCAACAGATAATAAAGAAGAAGCAATCGTAGATGTTCAATGTTCAAGTGATGGAGACCATAACGATGTAATTCAAACTCCAGGTGGAGGAAGTAAACATCCTTGTTCACAAGAAGTTTTAGATAATAAAATGGCATGTATCAAAATGAAAGGTAATGAAACTTTCAAACTTGCAGTGAAAACATTAACTGCAGATGTTAAAAAACTTATGGAAAAACATAACGTAACTAATGAAGATATTGACCATTTTATTCCTCATCAAGCTAACTACAGAATTATTAAATCTGTTGGTGATTCATTAGGTTTAGAAAAAGAACAAATTGTTCTTACTGTACATAAATATGGTAATACATCTGCAGCTTCAATTGCAATGGCAATGAATGATGCTTATGAAGAAGGAAAGATAAAAAAAGGTGATACAATATTATTTGACGCCTTTGGTGCTGGTCTTACTTGGGGTAGCGCATTATTTAAATTCTCTCCTAACAACTAA
- a CDS encoding branched-chain amino acid transporter permease, translating into MSGSVSIDIYIAILIMALVNYFTRVFPFIFFIKKEPPSYIVFVERFFPPVIMVILIVYTLKDIDFSLYPHGLKEILGVVFTAVLHLSIKNYLISIFGGTIFYMALVQYL; encoded by the coding sequence ATGAGTGGTAGTGTGTCTATTGATATTTATATAGCAATTTTGATTATGGCATTAGTTAACTATTTTACAAGAGTATTCCCTTTTATATTTTTTATAAAAAAAGAGCCACCTTCATATATTGTATTTGTTGAGAGATTTTTTCCACCGGTTATTATGGTTATATTAATAGTATATACTTTAAAAGATATTGATTTTTCTTTGTATCCACATGGATTAAAAGAGATTCTTGGTGTAGTTTTTACAGCAGTTTTACATCTAAGTATAAAAAACTATTTAATATCTATATTTGGAGGAACTATATTTTATATGGCATTAGTACAATATTTATAA
- a CDS encoding AzlC family ABC transporter permease codes for MKYTLEFKKAFTISIPVLMGYVVLGFAFGLLLTSFQYPWYLATIMSIFIYAGALQFVAINFFNAKAGFIDIAIASWFVNIRQSFYGLSLLKRFKNSGKLKPYLIFSLTDETYALLTTIKDDESLNKKYFYLFLGLLNQSYWVVGCTLGALVGSYVKFNTAGLEFSLTALFVVLCIEQYKNLKNIFPFLIGLVSSIFSLILIPSDKMLIVSIFISLIMMFFFKKGIEK; via the coding sequence ATGAAATATACTTTAGAGTTTAAAAAGGCATTTACAATATCAATCCCAGTTTTAATGGGATATGTTGTACTTGGCTTTGCTTTTGGCTTATTACTAACAAGTTTTCAATATCCTTGGTATTTAGCAACTATTATGTCTATTTTTATTTATGCAGGAGCTTTACAGTTTGTAGCTATTAATTTTTTTAATGCAAAAGCTGGATTTATTGACATTGCAATAGCTTCTTGGTTTGTAAATATTAGACAATCTTTTTATGGTTTATCTTTGTTAAAAAGATTTAAAAATAGTGGTAAATTAAAACCATATTTGATTTTTAGTTTAACAGATGAAACATATGCACTTTTAACCACAATAAAAGATGATGAGAGTTTAAATAAAAAATACTTTTATCTTTTTTTAGGTTTATTAAATCAGTCTTATTGGGTAGTAGGATGTACTTTAGGTGCATTAGTTGGTTCATATGTAAAATTTAACACAGCAGGTTTAGAGTTTTCTTTGACTGCACTTTTTGTAGTATTATGTATAGAACAATATAAGAATTTAAAAAATATATTCCCTTTTTTGATAGGTTTAGTATCTTCTATATTTTCTTTAATTTTAATACCAAGTGATAAGATGTTAATAGTATCAATATTTATATCTTTAATTATGATGTTCTTTTTCAAAAAAGGTATAGAAAAATGA
- a CDS encoding transglutaminase-like cysteine peptidase: protein MKQIILLIFIFTLSLEAKKISLSQAEYNDILKSPNSKEISIRLVKYNRLLKKAKDFPIIKKLAYTNSFYNKILPVDDENKYNVDDYWATPKEFLIQGKGDCEDYAIAKYFTLLSLGVDKKKLFLSVVKVKGEASYHMVLLYFPTLKSVPLVLDNLSHKVITFDKREKLIPKFIFNEYSAFILKDKKIYKKAKINWGKTNKWEVILKRVYKLNE, encoded by the coding sequence ATGAAACAAATAATCTTACTTATTTTTATTTTTACATTATCTCTTGAAGCAAAAAAAATATCACTAAGTCAAGCAGAATATAATGATATATTAAAAAGTCCTAATAGTAAAGAAATATCAATAAGACTTGTAAAATATAATAGACTTTTAAAAAAAGCAAAAGATTTCCCAATTATAAAAAAACTTGCATATACAAATAGTTTTTATAACAAAATATTACCAGTTGATGATGAAAACAAATATAATGTTGATGATTATTGGGCAACACCAAAAGAGTTTTTAATTCAAGGAAAAGGTGATTGTGAAGATTATGCTATTGCAAAATATTTTACGTTATTATCATTAGGTGTAGATAAGAAAAAACTTTTTTTATCTGTTGTAAAAGTGAAAGGTGAAGCCTCTTATCATATGGTTTTATTGTATTTTCCTACATTAAAATCAGTACCATTAGTATTAGATAATTTAAGTCACAAAGTAATTACTTTTGACAAAAGAGAAAAACTAATTCCTAAATTTATATTTAATGAATATTCAGCTTTTATTTTAAAAGATAAAAAAATATATAAAAAAGCAAAAATAAACTGGGGAAAAACAAATAAATGGGAAGTTATTCTAAAAAGAGTTTATAAACTAAATGAATAA
- a CDS encoding aminotransferase class IV family protein — MDSVKYFETIKCEDNEVFNLEYHNKRVANTIAKNFDLSEYIYPINEKLLRCKVIYNEDEIIDINYFEYKKREIKSFKIVNNNEIEYSKKYLNREELDNLYNKRDNCDEVIIFKNNLLTDTSIANIAIYYENIWITPKTPLLYGTTRQRYIDQGFLKQSDITLEMLNKASKIALLNAMIDFDVLEDYSFSL, encoded by the coding sequence ATGGATAGTGTAAAATATTTTGAGACAATTAAATGTGAAGATAATGAGGTTTTTAATTTAGAGTACCATAATAAAAGAGTTGCAAATACAATTGCAAAGAATTTTGATTTAAGTGAATATATTTATCCAATAAATGAAAAACTTTTACGATGTAAAGTTATATATAATGAAGATGAGATAATAGATATAAACTATTTTGAGTATAAAAAAAGAGAAATTAAAAGTTTTAAAATAGTAAATAATAATGAAATAGAGTATTCAAAAAAATATTTAAATAGAGAAGAATTAGACAACTTATATAATAAAAGAGATAATTGTGATGAGGTTATTATTTTTAAAAATAATTTATTAACAGATACTTCAATAGCAAATATAGCTATATATTATGAGAATATATGGATAACACCAAAAACTCCTTTATTATATGGAACAACTAGACAAAGATATATAGACCAAGGCTTTTTAAAGCAAAGTGATATTACTTTGGAGATGTTAAATAAAGCTTCTAAAATTGCACTATTAAATGCAATGATAGATTTTGATGTATTGGAAGATTATTCATTTAGTTTATAA
- a CDS encoding Cj0069 family protein codes for MKNKIFIIECSVGSDKGFDGFRADTKPILNEIEQISGFSTEVVFYNPSKKDELFEYLNKNAYAIISRINPGNLKEIDEYFQFLNKLSQNQIEVHTHPDVMINLDFKDILYKLKDTKIGEKSTKFYQKVEEFNADFPQVLKSEKIRVLKTNYGSTGEGVYLVKLNENGTVVSTEAVNNEKEKFNSINDFMTDFAWKFEEDDEKAFYFKNKKGFVSCKYLSRINEGEIRVLLVKDNPICVVHKKPQEGEFSATLFSGAQYSYESANSLKYEKLIQLTKKSFKQLKKHCNNKEFPILWTMDYILDYDENNSDKYVLSEINCSCVGITTHLEYAKDIAKVFRRDLIINNIENSLISYSIV; via the coding sequence ATGAAAAATAAAATCTTTATCATAGAGTGTAGTGTGGGGAGTGACAAAGGTTTTGATGGTTTTAGAGCTGATACTAAACCAATACTAAATGAAATAGAACAAATTAGTGGGTTTTCTACTGAAGTTGTATTTTATAATCCTTCAAAAAAAGATGAACTTTTTGAATATCTAAATAAAAATGCATATGCCATTATAAGTAGAATTAATCCAGGAAACTTAAAAGAGATTGATGAATATTTTCAATTTCTAAATAAACTAAGTCAAAATCAAATAGAAGTACATACTCATCCTGATGTGATGATAAATTTGGATTTTAAAGATATTTTGTATAAATTAAAAGATACAAAAATAGGTGAAAAAAGTACTAAATTTTATCAAAAAGTAGAAGAGTTTAATGCTGATTTTCCTCAAGTTTTAAAAAGTGAAAAAATAAGAGTATTAAAGACAAATTATGGCTCAACAGGTGAGGGTGTATATCTTGTAAAATTAAATGAAAATGGAACAGTAGTTTCAACTGAAGCTGTAAATAATGAAAAAGAAAAGTTTAATTCAATAAATGATTTTATGACAGATTTTGCTTGGAAATTTGAAGAAGATGATGAAAAGGCTTTTTATTTTAAAAATAAAAAAGGTTTTGTCTCTTGTAAATATTTAAGTAGAATAAATGAGGGTGAGATTAGAGTTTTATTAGTAAAAGATAATCCAATATGTGTAGTTCATAAAAAACCACAAGAGGGTGAATTCTCTGCTACACTTTTTAGTGGAGCACAATATAGTTATGAATCTGCAAACTCTTTAAAATATGAAAAACTAATTCAACTAACAAAAAAGAGTTTTAAACAATTAAAAAAACATTGTAATAATAAAGAGTTCCCAATCCTTTGGACAATGGATTATATTTTAGATTATGATGAGAATAATAGTGATAAATATGTATTAAGTGAGATTAACTGCTCTTGTGTTGGTATAACTACTCATTTAGAGTATGCAAAAGATATAGCTAAAGTTTTTAGAAGAGATTTAATTATTAATAATATAGAAAATAGTCTAATTTCATACTCAATAGTTTAA
- a CDS encoding aminodeoxychorismate synthase component I yields the protein MNKKEKIRKILNKSGSDSEPFFFMLSYDLSKYEIIKLNQLPKNIEFALSNENLISSSKKVDIKKFPMDFQSYKVAFDKIQENIKDGNSYLLNLTVKTKIETTLSLKDIYKCAKSRFKLKYKDEFVCFSPEKFVEIENNKIYTYPMKGTIDANIEDAQEKILANKKEMAEHTMVVDLLRNDLSIVSSKVRVEKFRYCEKISAGKKDLLQVSSKIKGELNSDWKSKIGDILTSLLPAGSITGTPKRKTVEILKDVENYDRDYYTGVAGVFDGENLYSFVLIRFIENIENELYYKSGGGITCDSDVNLEYEEVLDKIYIPT from the coding sequence TTGAATAAAAAAGAAAAAATTAGAAAAATATTAAATAAAAGTGGCTCAGATTCTGAGCCATTTTTTTTTATGCTATCTTATGATTTAAGTAAATATGAAATTATTAAGTTAAATCAACTTCCAAAAAATATAGAGTTTGCGTTATCAAATGAAAATCTTATATCATCTTCAAAAAAAGTAGATATAAAAAAGTTTCCTATGGATTTTCAAAGTTATAAAGTTGCCTTTGATAAAATTCAAGAAAATATAAAAGATGGAAACTCATATCTTCTTAACTTAACAGTAAAAACAAAAATTGAAACAACTCTTAGTTTAAAAGATATTTACAAATGTGCAAAATCAAGATTTAAATTGAAGTATAAAGATGAGTTTGTATGTTTCTCTCCTGAAAAATTTGTGGAAATAGAAAATAATAAAATATATACATATCCTATGAAAGGCACAATTGATGCTAACATAGAAGATGCACAAGAAAAGATATTAGCAAATAAAAAAGAGATGGCTGAGCATACAATGGTTGTAGATTTATTAAGAAATGATTTATCGATTGTATCTTCAAAAGTTAGAGTTGAAAAATTTAGATATTGTGAAAAGATTAGTGCAGGAAAAAAAGATTTACTTCAAGTAAGTTCTAAAATAAAAGGGGAACTAAATAGTGATTGGAAAAGTAAAATAGGTGATATTTTAACTTCACTATTACCTGCTGGTTCTATAACAGGAACTCCTAAAAGAAAAACAGTTGAAATATTAAAAGATGTAGAAAATTATGATAGAGATTATTATACAGGTGTTGCAGGTGTTTTTGATGGAGAAAATCTTTATAGCTTTGTATTAATAAGATTTATTGAAAATATAGAAAATGAGCTATATTATAAAAGTGGTGGAGGAATTACTTGTGATTCTGATGTTAACTTAGAGTATGAAGAGGTACTTGATAAAATATATATTCCTACATAA
- a CDS encoding aspartate carbamoyltransferase catalytic subunit gives MQHLITTSDFTKDEIIELFDDAKMFRDLQSSECLKGKLIVTLFFENSTRTRSSFEIAAKRLGAEVVSLDVGSSSRSKGETIFDTVANINAMKPDAIVIRHSECGLPESLKEHVNCPILNAGDGYNAHPTQALLDLFTILDHFNDDVEGKKVAIVGDVKTSRVASSDSKLLPRFGIEPIFVAPDHFKSEDESVRQVTLLSEVIDEIDVVMSLRTQLERHSQVYYTSMQEYAKDYCITKDTFGNRNLILLHPGPVNRNIDIDDEMLLDPRSKVLQQVSNGVAVRMAVLKKLVK, from the coding sequence ATGCAACACTTGATTACAACTTCTGATTTTACAAAAGATGAAATTATTGAGTTATTTGATGATGCGAAAATGTTTAGAGATTTACAATCTAGTGAATGTTTAAAAGGTAAATTAATTGTAACACTATTTTTTGAAAATTCAACAAGAACTAGAAGTTCTTTTGAAATTGCAGCTAAGAGATTAGGTGCGGAAGTAGTATCATTAGATGTAGGAAGTAGTTCAAGAAGTAAAGGTGAAACAATCTTTGATACAGTTGCTAATATAAATGCAATGAAACCAGATGCTATTGTTATTAGACATAGTGAATGTGGTTTACCAGAGAGTTTAAAAGAGCATGTAAATTGTCCTATTTTAAATGCTGGTGATGGATATAATGCACATCCAACTCAAGCTTTATTAGATTTATTTACAATTTTAGATCACTTTAATGATGATGTTGAGGGTAAAAAAGTTGCAATTGTTGGAGATGTAAAAACTTCAAGAGTAGCATCTTCAGATTCAAAACTTTTACCAAGATTTGGAATTGAACCTATTTTTGTTGCACCTGATCATTTTAAATCAGAAGATGAATCAGTTAGACAAGTTACATTATTAAGTGAAGTTATTGATGAGATTGATGTTGTAATGAGTTTAAGAACTCAATTAGAAAGACATTCTCAAGTTTATTATACATCTATGCAAGAGTATGCAAAAGATTATTGTATTACAAAAGATACATTTGGAAATAGAAATTTAATTTTACTTCACCCAGGACCAGTAAATAGAAATATTGATATAGATGATGAAATGTTATTAGACCCAAGAAGTAAAGTTTTACAACAAGTTTCTAATGGTGTTGCAGTTAGAATGGCTGTATTAAAAAAATTAGTTAAATAA
- a CDS encoding aspartate aminotransferase family protein, whose product MSKELENLDKEYVLHTYARNYVNFKKGINATLFDEEGKDYIDFTSGIGVVSVGHGNKQVADAIYNQISNITHISNIYAIEPQAKLAQRIAQLSGYDVATFFGNSGAEANEGAIKIARKYGEKNFTKKRFKVITLEHSFHGRTITTVKATGQEKFHSPSFAPYPDGFSYNHTIDDIYNSIDDETVAVMIELVQGEGGVQPFPKKDIQELAKFLKENKILLIVDEVQSGVFRTGEFLASNLYDIEPDIVTLAKGLGGGVPIGAVLTKHKDIFSPGDHGSTFGGNYLSTRAALEVVDILEDYKNSGKLDETIIYFEQKLKELYEKYQNLFLDSLGLGLMRGIRVKDEQTLSSIISNAFEEGILVLKAGKNTLRLLPVLTISKDEIDEGFKRLDNALGKIS is encoded by the coding sequence ATGTCAAAAGAGTTAGAAAATCTTGACAAAGAGTATGTTCTTCATACTTATGCAAGAAACTACGTAAACTTTAAAAAAGGTATAAATGCTACACTTTTTGATGAAGAAGGAAAAGATTATATTGATTTTACTTCAGGTATTGGTGTAGTATCTGTAGGTCACGGAAATAAACAAGTTGCAGATGCAATTTATAATCAAATTAGTAATATTACACATATTTCAAATATTTATGCCATTGAACCACAAGCAAAACTTGCTCAAAGAATTGCTCAACTAAGTGGTTATGATGTTGCAACATTCTTTGGAAATAGTGGTGCTGAAGCAAATGAAGGTGCTATTAAAATTGCTAGAAAATATGGTGAAAAAAACTTCACTAAAAAAAGATTTAAAGTAATCACTTTAGAGCACTCATTTCATGGAAGAACAATCACAACTGTAAAAGCAACAGGTCAAGAGAAATTCCATTCACCAAGTTTTGCTCCATATCCAGATGGTTTTTCATATAACCATACAATTGATGATATTTACAACTCAATTGATGATGAAACAGTTGCTGTTATGATTGAATTAGTTCAAGGAGAAGGTGGTGTTCAACCATTTCCTAAAAAAGACATTCAAGAATTAGCAAAATTTTTAAAAGAAAACAAAATTTTATTAATTGTAGATGAAGTACAATCAGGTGTTTTTAGAACAGGTGAATTTTTAGCTTCAAATCTATATGATATAGAACCAGATATTGTAACACTTGCAAAAGGTTTAGGTGGCGGTGTTCCAATTGGAGCTGTTCTTACAAAACATAAAGATATTTTCTCACCAGGTGACCATGGTTCAACATTTGGAGGAAACTATTTAAGTACAAGAGCTGCATTAGAAGTTGTTGATATTTTAGAAGATTATAAAAATAGTGGAAAATTAGATGAGACTATTATATATTTTGAACAAAAATTAAAAGAGCTTTATGAAAAATATCAAAATCTTTTTCTTGATAGCCTTGGTTTAGGACTAATGAGAGGAATAAGAGTAAAAGATGAGCAAACTCTATCTTCTATTATTTCAAATGCATTTGAAGAAGGAATACTAGTTTTAAAAGCTGGAAAAAATACATTAAGACTTTTACCAGTTCTTACTATTTCAAAAGATGAGATAGATGAAGGCTTTAAAAGGCTAGATAATGCACTTGGTAAAATCTCTTAA